CTCCGCCGCGTACGTGGAGGTCGGTTCCTTGGCATCATGGAGCCGTGAACGCCGATGACCCGCTTCTCCGTCCCCTGCTGGTGGTGGACGGAGCCAACGTCGTGGGATCGGTGCCGGACGGCTGGTGGCGCGACCGGCGCGGAGCCGCCGAGCGGCTGCGTGACCGGCTCGCCGCGACCGGAGGACCGGCCGACGGCCCGTACCCGCGGCCGTACGAGATCGTCCTGGTCGTCGAGGGCGGCGCCCGGGGCGTCGCCTCGGTGCCCGGCGTGCGGGTCGAGGAAGCTCCCGGCAGCGGCGACGACCTGATCGCCGAACTGGCCCGGAACGCGAACGGCCGGCCGTGTCTGGTGGTCACGGCCGACCGCGAGCTACGCCGGCGGGTGACACAGGAAGGCGCCCGCTGTGCGGGCCCCCGCAGCATTCTCCAACCGCCCGCGTAGGAAAGCGAAGGCGCACGTCACGGCTCGTCGCCCCCGGCCGGGCCGACGCTCTCCGCCGTTACCCGCCCTTGCTGGGATCAGTGGGTTTCCAGCGGATCGGCCCGACCGAGCACTTCCGCGAGCGGGGTGCCGGTCCGAGCGGCGACGATGCGGCGGGCGCGCAACTGGGCACGGGTACGGGGGCGGAACTTCGGCTCCCGCCCGCAACCACAGGTTTCGAAGCCTTCGTAACGCAGCCCGGCGCCCAGGACCGCCGCGACCACCGACCACGCCTTTCGGTTGCTGCGGCGGGGTGCCGCGAAGTCGTGTCCCGCACACAGCAGCGGCCCGGCGCAGCGCGGGCACGTGTGTCCGGCATCGCGGGGATGCCGTTTGAAGCTGATCCGGCACGATACGCACGCGTAGTGCAGCTTGTAGTGGACGAAGGCGTAGGTGCACACGCATGGACCGTATCGGCGGCGCTTCGTTGTGGGCCAGTGCTCGGCAGCAGTGCGGTGTCCGGACCGGCCAGAGCCGTCGTCGAGCAGCCGCGCCCTCACGCAGCCGACGCCGAAGCCGGTCCTCCGAACTCCCGGAACTCTCAGTGACGAACCGTTATCGAGGTGTCACCCGTGTCGTTCTCTGGGACGGCCTCCGGCCGGAGGACTCCGTGGCGTACGACGTGCCCCTGGTCCATCCGGAGGGCGACAACCTCCCCTGGACCCACCTGATCGCGGCCCTCCGGCAGGCCCTCGTCCATCCCCCCCCGTCCCCGCCGGCGCCGACCCCCTGGGCATCCCCCTCGCCGATGCCCGCCGACACATGCTCGACGCCCTCGACCACGTCACGTTCGAGCTCGGCGACGCACTCCGCGCGGCCGCCTCCATGCTCTGGCCCCAGGACGATCCGGAGGACGGCAGCCGCCTGCGGCCGGACGGTTTCCTGCTGCGGGACCCCGCCACCGCGCGCCTGTACGTCACCGCACCCGGCACCGCAGGCTCCGTCGGGCCCGATGTCTCCCTCCACGACGAGAACGGCCGCGTACGCGCCGGCAACACCGCCCTCATGGCCGCACTGCCCTCACTCGTCCCCGACGGACTCGACAGCGACCGCTCCCCCGCCCAGGACCCCTACGCCCCCGCAGGCGTCCACGACTTCACCCACTGGTAGGGCACCCTCTGGACGGGACGCCCCTGCAAAGACACGGACGCCTGTCCGGCGGCCGGGCCGACACTCTCCATCGACGCCCCGGCAGCGACGAAGCCGAGCGTGCCGCCGGAGTTGCCGGGCTGCCACGGGACGGCGGGAACGGTGAAGCCACCAACCCGGCCGGGGCCGGTCACCGGATGCCCAACAGACTCAGGACGGCCTGTTCGTGGACGGTGTGGACGGTGGGGAGTTCGGCCGGCGACGCGCGCCCGTCGATGCCGTGCAGACCCTCGTACGGAACGCCGAACCCGACGGTGGCGGGGGTCCCGTGGCCGACGAGGAGGTTGCCGATGTCCGACGGGCCCGCCGTCTTCGCCCGGGGGGATTCCCTGGTTCCGGGGTGGGGTCGGCCCCACCCCGGCCGGGGGGACCATCGGATGTCCCGGTGATCAACGGCTCCGTAGCGTCGTCGTCATGACCCACACCACGACCCGCACCCGCTTCCGACAGGCCATGCGGCGCAGGCGAGTACGCCAGTCCCTGGCCGCCGCGACCGCCGTCGTCCTCGCCGCCCTTGCCGCCGCCCCGGCGGTCGCGGCGTCCGAACCCCGCCCGGCCCGGCAGAGCACGGGGCGCGGGGCCCTTCTCGGTGTCACTCCCGTCGCCGACCTGAGCCGGGCCGAGGTCGCCGCGTTCCTCAAGGGCGCCGACATCGACCCGGCGACCGTGCGCCACGGTGTGCGCGGCTACCGCCTCACGTACCGGACCTTGACGCCTCGGGGCGAACCGACCACCGCCACCGGCCTGTTGGTGCTCCCCAAGGGTGGCGAGCGCCGGCTCGACCTGGTGGCCGACACGCACGGCACGATGGTCCACCGCGACTACGCGCCGTCCGTCGCCGAGGACTTCGGGCTGTACGCGCCCTATCTGCACGCCGCCGCGGGCCGCGCCGTCGCCGCACCCGACTACCTCGGGCTCGGCAAGGGCCCCGGCCTCCACCCCTACATGGACACCGCCTCCTCCGTCTCCGCCTCGCTCGACATGCTGCGGGCCTCCCGCACCGCCGCGCGTGCGCTCGGCAGGCCGCTCACCGGAGACGTGTACGGCACCGGGTTCTCACAAGGCGGCCAGGTCGCCATGGCGTTGGGCCGCGAGCTGGCGCGGGGCGCGGACCGGCACTTCCGGCTGCGGGCGCTCGCGCCGGTCGCCGGACCGTACGACTTGCAGGGCGCCGAGATCCCCGCCCTGCTCGACGGCCGCGTCAACGACATCAGCGGTGTCTTCTACATGTCGTACTTCCTCACCGCGCAGAACCGGCTGCACCCCGTCTACGACAACCCGGCCGAGGCCTTCCGGCAGCCGTACGCGGGATACGTGGAGGAACTCTTCGACACCCGGCACACCGAGGAGGACATCGTCACGAAGCTGCCCGGCTCGGTGAAGGAGCTGCTGACCGACGGCTTCTACGAGCGGCTGCGGCACCCGGACGGCGGCCTGCTGGCCGCGCTCGAGGCGCAGGACGGGACCTGCGACTGGAAGCCCGACGTGCCCGTACGGCTGCACGGCGCGGCCGGCGACACGGACGTGCCGATCGCCAACTCCATCAGCTGCGCGGCTGATCTGGCCCGCAACGGTGTGACGGCCCCCGTGGTCGACCACGGAAAGGCCGACCACAACGGGTCCTTCAAGCTGGCGGGGCCCCAGATCGTGCGCTGGTTCGACACGCTCGCGCCTTAGGGACTGCCAGGTCGATCACGTTCGGAGCCAGATGGTGAGGGCTGCTGCGGCTGCGGTGCCGAGGCAGACGCAGCGGCGCTTGTCGTAGCGGGTGGCTACCGCTCGGTGCTGCTTGAGCCGATTGACGGCTCGCTCGACGGTGCTGCGTTTCTTGTACCGCTGTTCGTCGAAGCCGGGTGGCCGCCCGCCGCATGCTGATGCGCCCGCACGGCGGTGGAGTCGACCGAGACGTCCCGGTCGATGGAGCGGCGGCAGGAGGCGGGCGTAGACGCCGAGGATCGCGTCGGGCCGGGTGGTGTCGACGGCGCCGGGCCGGATCAGGGTGACCCTCGGGTCGGGAGACCCGGTGAGGTGGCGGCTCGCAAGGGTGACGGCCGCACCCGAGAGGCCGGTCAGGTCGGGCAGGGACCCGGAGGCAAGGGCGCCGTACCCGGCGACGAGGATGCTCGTCGCCGGTCGGGCGGCCCGTAAGGGGCGGGGATCATTCTTCGGTTCCTTCCGTGAGCACGAGGTCGCGGCGGCCGTACCAGGCCAGGGAGTCGGCGATGCCCTGCTCGATGGTCAGGGTCGGCTTCCAGCCGAGGAGCTCGTGGGCGAGGGTGATGTCGGGGTAGGCGCCGGCGTTGTCGCCGGGGCGGCGGCCGACCAGTTCGGTGGGCAGCGGCTTGCCGGTGACGTTCTCGAACGCCTTGATCAGCTCGCGGACGGTGGTGCCGGTGCCCGAGCCGAGGTTGATGACGCGGTACGCGGTGCCGTCGGGGCCGTTGGAGGTGATCGTGTCGAAGCGGCGTACGGCCGCGATGTGGGCGTCCGCGAGGTCTTCGACGTGGACGTAGTCGCGGATGCCGGTGCCGTCGCGGGTCTCCCAGTCGGTTCCGGTGATCGGGTACGGCTCGCCCGCGTGGTACTTGTCGATCATGACGCCCAGGGCGTGCGTGGGTCGGCGGACCTGGAGGCCGCTACGGCCCTTGCGGTCCGCACCGATCGGGTTGAAGTAGCGCAGGGAGACGGCCCTCAGCGGCGTTCCGGCGGTGATGTCCTCCAGGGCCTGCTCGAAGTGCGCCTTCGTCCGTGCGTACGGGCTCATCGGGGCGAGCGGGGCCTGCTCGGTGATGCCCAGGCCCGGCGCGTAGATCGCGGCGGAGGAGGAGAACAGGAACCGTTCGCAGCCGTTGCGCAGCAGGTGCCCGATCAGTGCGAGGCCGGCGGCGACGTTCTCGCTGTAGTAGTGCAACGGTTCGGCGACGGACTCGGGGACGACGATCTTGGCGGCACAGCCGATGGTGGCGACGATGTCGGGGTGGTCGGCGAAGATGCGGTCGATCAGCGTCCCGTCGTCGGTCCTGCCGCGGTACCAGGTCCTGTCCTTGACGAACTCGGCCCGGCCGGTCGACAGGTTGTCCAGGATCACGACCTCGATGCCCTCGTCCAGGCATCGCGACGCGATGGTGGAGCCGATGAATCCGGCGCCGCCGGTGATCAAGACCTTCATGGGAGTCTCCCGAGTTCGGCATGGCCCGGTACCGCCGTCCGGTGGCACCGGGGGCTGTCAGGCGGTCGAGCGTAGCAGCGAATTAGGGTGGTTCATTATGGTTTGAGAATCCGACAACTCCCCTGCTTCGGGGGGGCCGCGACGATCGCGGGTCGGCAGAGTCGCACGAACCGGCACCACCGGCGTTTCGGCCAACTCCGCTTCTCTCTGGTCCTGTTGTCGGAGGCGGGTCGATGCATCCTCCACCCTCCGCCGCGCCCCGAATCTCGGGGTTCCGAGGGAGACCGAAACACATGTGTTCGATATCCCGCCGGTGTCGTTGAACCTCATGACCACGTCGGACAACCGTCAGGGGGAACCACGTTGACCTCGGCCGCCTCCCGCGAAGAGCGGGACATCACCCCGCCGCCTCCGCCCCCACCGGCGGAGATCACGTACAGCGGGCAGTACTCCGTCAATCCGCTCGCCGAGGTGTCCTTCCGGCGGATGTGCGGGCAGCTCCCGGCCGTCCTGAACCGGATCGCCCGGCTGGCGTGGCGGACCGATCGGCGTGCTGTGCAGCTGCTGCTCGTCTGCCAGGCGGTCGCGGGCATCTCGGCCGCAGTGCTGCTGACGGCCACCGCACGGGCCATGAAGCCCGTTCTCGGCGACGGCTCCGCCGATGACAGGCTGCAGGGAGCCGTCCCGGCGCTGCTGGTCGTCACGCTCGCCGCCGCGCTGGGCCGCGGGACGGCGGCGGTGGCCGCGTACGCGGAGCGGAGGATCACCCCGCGGCTGACGACGGAGACGGACAGCTCCCTGGTCGAGGTGGTGTGCCGGGTCGAAGCGTCCGCGTACGCGGAGGAGGGGTTCTCGGACCGGCACGAGGCGGCCGAGATGGGGGTGATGCGCAGCCACGTGATGGTCGCGGACGCACAGCGGTTCCTGTCCGCGCTGATCCGCATGGTCACCGCCGGCGGTGTCCTGTCGGTACTGAACCCGCTGATGCTGCCGCTGCTCCTGCTCGCCGTGCTGCCGGCCGGTGTCGGCGCCGTCCTGACCGCCCGGGTCGACTACGAGATCCACTACGCCAATGTGGCGGACCGCAATGTCAGGGGGATGATGCGCTGGTGGGCGACCACATCGAAGTACGGCGACGAGGTCCGCGCCAACTCGATGGCCGACTACCTGGTCTTCTGGTACCGGGCCCTGTCCGACCGCTGCGACCGCCGTACCCTGGCCGCCGCCCCACGGACCCTGCGGATCGCTCTGCTGTCCGCGCTGGCGGGCGGTGTCTTCCTCGTCGCGACCTGGAGCGCCCTCGCGTGGCTGGTGGTGTCCGGACGGATCGAGCTCGCGGTCGCCGCCACGGCTGTCATCGCCGTCCAGACCGTGCTCGCCGCACTGTCCCAGGTCGTCGTCAACGGGGCCGCGGTCTTCCATACGAGCCTGTACCTGAGTGACATGCAGTCCTTCCTCGACGACGCCGCCGCCCGTACGCCCCGGCGCGGGCCCCGCAAGCACTCCGCGCCGACAGAGGAGATCCGGCTCGAGGAGGTCGTCTATCAGTACCCGGGCAAGGACAAGCCCGCCGTCGACGGTGTCTCCCTCACTCTGAAGCGGGGCCGGATCCTCGCGATCGTCGGCGCGAACGGCTCGGGGAAGTCCACGCTCACCCGGCTGCTGACCGGGATCTACCTGCCGGACAAGGGGCGGGTCACGTGGAACGGCACCGACCTCGCCGAGGTGGACCCCGCCACGGTGTGGGCGAACACCGGCCTGGTGCCGCAGATCTTCGCGCAGTGGCCGTTGCGCGTCCGCGAGAACATCACCCTCGGGCAGCCCCGTACCCACGACGACGTCCCGGTGTGGGCGGCCGTCGACGCGGTCGGTCTTCGCGAGGCCGTCGAGGACCTTCCCGCCGGCCTGGACACCCTCCTGTCCCGCGATGTCTTCGGCGGCACGGAACTCTCCGGCGGGCAGTGGCAACGCATCGCGTGTTCCCGGGCCCTGTACCGGCGCCCGGGGCTGTTGATCCTCGACGAACCCACTTCCCAGATGGATCCGCGCGGTGAACACCAGATCTTCGAGCAGATCAAGGCCATCGCCGCCGACCGCATCACGATCGTGGTCACCCACCGCCTGGAGAACACCCGGATCGCGGACCACATCGTCGTGATGGAGCACGGCCGGATCACCGAACAGGGCCGGTACGACGACCTCGTCCACGGCGGCGGAACCTTCGCCGAACTGCTGGAACTCTCCCAGGACCGCTGATCGCTTCCGCCCCCGCCCGCTTCGCGTCCCAGCGCGAGACCCGCACGTGAAGGAGACCCGTCGTGAGCACCGCAACCCCCCGAGACCGGATCTCGCTCGTGACACTGATGCTCGCCTCCGAGTTCGGCATCGTTCCGGCGTCGATGGCTCCGGGTCCGTCCGGGACCGCGACTCGTAACTACGTGGCCACCACGAAGACCGGCACCGCCTGGTTCGTCAAGACCTACCCGGCCGGCACAGGCCGGGAGACGGCCGAGAGCGCCGCCGCGCTGAGCGAGTACGCCCGGCTGCATCGCGTACCCGTCGCCCGCGCCCGCTACACGGTCGGCCAGAAGCAGTTGGTCGCCTCGGACGGGAAGGTGACCATGTCGGTCACCCGATACCTGCGCGACACGGTCACCGCCGACGGCCGGCTCACCGGACGTCGATGGGAGGCCGTCGGGGAGGCGATCGGACGCTTGCACCGTGGCCTGGCCCGCCACCGGTTCGGGCCGCCCCGGCTCGATGCCCGCGACAGGGCGGTCGACCCCGTGCGCAGCCGGTCCCGGCTCGAAGGCCTCGTTCACCGCTACGAGACGGATCCTCCTCGTACGGACTTCGAGCGGTGGGCGTTGGAGACGGCACGCGAGCGGCTGGCCGGGCTGCCGGCGGTGGAGCGACTGTTGGAGAGGGCTCCGGGGCGGACGGTCTCGCAGCTGGTCCACGGGGACCTGTCGGGCCCCAATGTGCTCCTGCGCGGGGACGGTGTCGCTGCGGTGATCGACTTCGCCGCGCCGGGGCGGCGCAGCCTCATGTGGGAGCTCGGCCGGCTGGCACTCGACCCGCGTACCGTCCTCGCCCAGCCGGACTGGCCCGAGGGGATGGGCCGCCTCGCCGCCGTCTACCACCGGCGTCATCCGGCCGTACCGGTGGAGGAGTTGGTGAGCGTGGTGCGGCTGACGGCCGCGTACCTGGGGTGCACCGTGTATCCGCTCAACACGGTCGTGGACGGCCTCGGACCCGTCACCGAGTCGCTGGAGGCGTACGCCCGGGACCGCGTGGAAGCCGCTGTCGTTCTGCGTGAACGGCTCGACGAGGCGGAGGAGGTGCTGAGGGACCACCTCCGGTAGCCGTCTCTGCCGAGCCCTGTCGGCCAGTCTTCACGGCTCGACCGGTCTCCACGGCTCGGCCGGTCTCCAAGGCTCAGCCAGTCTCCAAGGCGGCCGACGCTGACGCGCGGCGCGATTCCCCGGCGGTCTTGTCCCGCCCCCGTCCCCATGACCACCCCTGTGAGGTTCTGCCGTGCCCTGCGCTTCCTCCTACGCTCTCCCGCTTCTGACGTTCGTCTCGACCTTGGTGAGGTACTGACATGCGCCCGTCCCGCGACCACCTGCGGTCCACGGTCGGCGAGTACCTCGGCCGGCACCCCGGCGAGCGCGACGCGCTCTCCGGCCCCCTCACGGCGCTGGACGCGGAAGCGGACCCGACGAGCCGTGCCGCGCCGCCCGGCCGCATCACGTGCAGCGGCGTCGTCCTCGACGCCGCCCTGGACGGCCCGGTCACGCCCGTGAACGCCAGTGCGGTGATCCACGACGGTCAGGGCCGTTACCTGTTGCACCTGAGGGACGTGAAGCCCGGCATCTGGGCGCCGGGATGCTGGGACCTGCTCGGCGGCGGCCGGGAGCCGGATGACACGAGCCTGTTCGACACGGTGGTCCGCGAGCTGCGGGAAGAGGCCGGTCTGGAGGTCCCCGGCCTCCAGCCGTACGCGGTCGGCCATGTGACCGGCACGGACGGGACCCTCGTCCCCGTTCAGCTGTTCACCGGCGAGTGGAGCGGTGACCCCGGCACGCTGACGGTGACCGAAGGCCAACTCCTCGCCTGGCGAAGTCTTGAGCAGCTGCCGTACCTGACCATGCTCCCCTCCACCCGGATGCTGCTCGAACGGCACGCCACCGAGCACCCTGCCGCCGACGCCGACGCCGGCCACCGGCCGGCGAAGACCGTGACCGCGACGGTGCCCCCTGGCACCGAGCCCCACATCGTCGGCGTCCACCTCGTCCTCGAACAGGACGGCAAGGTCCTGCTGGGCCGACGCCATCCCGACTCGGCTTACGCGGGCGGGATGTGGCACGTTCTCGCGGGTCACTGTGAGCACGAGGCGGCGACCGCATGCCTGGTGCGCGAGGCCCACGAGGAGGCGGGGCTGGTCATCAGCGCGGACGACCTCACCCTCGTCCACACGGTGCACGCGGTCGACCGACCCGGTGACCGGCCCAGGATCCAGCTCTTCTTCCACGCACGTGCGTGGAAGGGCACACCCGAGCTCCGGGAGCCGGACAAGACCGTCGCCTGGCAGTACTGGGACATCGACGGCCTCCCGGACGCGATCGTCCCCTACACCCGCGCGGCGATCGAGGGGATCCGGGCCGGCCGCCCCTATACGGAAATGGGGTGGTCACGGTGACCGGCTTCTCTGCCGTCGGCGCCGCCTACGCCGAGCATTCCGACAGCGCCCGGGGCCGACTGCGCCACGACCTCGTCGAGCGCCGCCTGCACGCCGAACTGCCCGCGTCACCCGTACGGATCCTGGACGTGGGCTGCGGGACCGGCGAGATGACGATCCGGCTCGCCGCCGCCGGGCACCAGGTGACCGGCGTCGACCCGGACCCCCGCATGCTGGCCGTTGCGGCCGGCCGCCTGGCGGCCCTGCCCGGCCTCCGGGGGCGCGTGGAGCTGGTGGAGGCCGGCATCGACGGGCTCTCCTTCGGCCGTGAGGTGTTCGACGCGGTCTGCTGCCACGGCGTGCTGATGTACCTGGACGAACCCGGTGAGGCGCTCGCCCGGCTGACCGAACGGGTCGCGCCCGGAGGCCTGCTGAGCATCCTCGCCAAGAACCGCCGGGCCATCGGTGTACGCGAGGCCCTGGCCGGTGACTACGAGAACGCGCGCCGGCTCATCGAGTCCGAAGCGGACAGGAGCCCCGGCAACCTCGGCCTGGAGACCCGCGGCGACACCGCCGAAACCCTCGACCAACTGGCGGCCGGGCACGGGTTCACGCCGCTGGCCTGGCAGGGCGTACGGATCTTCCACGACCACCTCGACGACACCTGGGCGCCGGGAAGGGCCGCGTACGAGGCGGCCCTTGAGCTGGAATGGGCCGCCTCCTGGCGCAGCCCCTACCGGGACCTCGGTCACCTCGTACACACCCTGGCCCGACCACCACGCCCGCGACCGCCCCGTCACCCACGAAGGACAACCCGTATGTCCCTTGATCTCCAGCCCGGCGCGACGAGCAGTCGTCGTGCCGCCATGGTCGACCGCCTCACCTCCACGGGAACCCTGACCGACCCCCTGCTGCGCGACGCCCTGCTCCACGTGCGCCGCGAGACGCTCCTCCCCCACGCCTACGTCCGGGTCAGCGGCCCCGGCGCGGATCCGATCGACTGGCGCCTCCTCGACGGCTCCCACCCCGACGACCGTGAAGAGTGGCTCGACCTGGTCCACGGCGACGCGTCGATCCTGCTCCAGCGCGACGGCGAGCCCCTCGACGCTCTCGCCCGCGGCCCGGTGACCGGCGGCCACATGACCTCCATGTCCACTTTCGTCCCCGCCACCGTCGAAGCCCTCCAGGCCCTCGGCCTCGAACCGGGCCACCGCTATCTGGAGCTCGGGCCCGGGCCGGGAACCTCCCTCGCGCTCGCCGCCACCGTCACCGGCGCCGGACGCGCCACCGGTGTGGAGCGGGACGGACACATGGCGGCCTTCGCACAGAGGAACCTCGACCGCCTCGGCGTCGACGCGGCGGTGGTCGAGGGGGACGCGCTCGAAGGACACGAGAACCGGGCCCCGTACGACCGGATCCACTCCGGCATCGGGGTGCCGTGCGTCCCGTCGGCCTGGGTGGAGCAACTCGCGCCCGGGGGACGGCTGCTGACCACGCTCGCGACCCGTACGCCGAGCTGGCCCGGACAGCTCCTCGTCACCCGCACCGCCACCGGCCGGATCGAAGCCGTCCTGCGGGGCCGGCCGAGCGGGTACCGGCCGATGCTGGGATACCGGTGGCTGACCGCCCTGGATCACCGCGCGCGGATCAAGGCGTACCCGGGCACGGCGCGGCCCACCCGGCTCGCGCCGCCACCGGACGACGCGTACGGCTTCTGGGTCGCCGCCGCCTACCTCGCTCCCGGCCTCGTGCGGGACTTCCAGGCGGAGACGATGACGATCGTCGCCCCCGAGGACGACTCCTGGGCCGTGGCCGGTCCCGACGACGCGACCGTCCGCGTCCACGGACCGCGGGACGTGTGGGCCGAACTCGAGGACCTGTACGTCCGCTGGGTACGGGCCGACCGCCCGGAGACGTACCGGGTCGACCTCTCCGACGGCACCGGGATCCAGTCCGTCACCTCCGGTACGGGGCCGAATGCGCTGAGCTGGTCGCTGCCGGCTGATGCCGCTGCACCGCGGGTACCGCTGGGGGACGCGTGAGCGCCCGCCCGGCCCTCTTCGGCGACGGCCATGCCCGCTTCGAAGCCGAGGCCCGGCAACCGTGGGAGCAGCGCGGCGGGCTCGTCGAGGACGCGGTGTTCACCGTGCTGCTCGCCCGGCGTCCGGGAGACGACGCGTGAGCGGCGGGCGGCACACCGTGCCGGTGGACGTACACCTGCTCGCCGTCCGCGACGGGGAACAGGGCCCGGAGGTACTGCTGTCCCGGCGGGCCGGTGATGTGTACGCGGCGGGCCTGTGGCACGCGCCGTCGGGGCACGTGGAGCGGGAGACCGTCGTCGCCGCCGTCGTACGCGAGACGCTGGAGGAGACCGGGCTCGTCGTGGATCCGGCCGATGTCCGCGCGGCCGTCACGGTGCACCACCGGCCCCCGGGCGGACAGGAGAGGGTCGGCTTCTTCTTCGAGGTCCGCCGCTGGCACGGCACACCGCAGGTGATCGAACCGGACAAGTGCGACGCGGTCGGGTGGTTCCCGCTCGACGGCCTGCCGGAGCCGATGGTCGCCTACTGCCGGGCCGGTCTCGACGCCTACCGGGCCGGCGCGCCGGTCGCGCTGCATTTCCAGGATCCCGGTGACCCGATCGCCCACGACCCGGCCGTCGACCGGCTGGTCCCGGTCCCCGGCCACGGCATCCGCGACGCCGCCCCGGAGGAGGCGGTGCGCGCCTTCGCCGAGCGGGCGGTGGGCCGCATCGCCGGCTGGACGGACGTTTCCTGGGCCCGCGAGGAAAGCCGCGTATGGCAAGCGCGTGGTGCCGAGGGCGGCACCTGGTACGTCAAGATCCACCAGAACGACCGCTTCCACCGGCGTGAGGTGACGGCCCTCCGTAGCTGGGTCCCCTCGCTGGGCGCGGCCGCGCCACGCCTGGTGGCCTCCGATGCATCGCTGCGGGCCGTGGTGCTCACCGCGGTCGGAGGCCGATCCCTGCACGGCGCCACCCACCCACCCGAGAAGCAGCGCAGGATCTTCCACCGCATCGGACGACTCGCGGCGGCCGTCCATCGCGGCGCTCAGCCCCGGCCGGCCGGCGACACGCTGCCCGTGGGGAAGCTGGAGCGGCACCTGGACGGGGCCCGGCCTCATCTCGCGCCCGGGGACGAAGAGTTCGTCCGTGCCACAGCCGAGAAGGCCGCCGACCTGCCCGCCTTGGACGTGGTGTCCACACACGGCGACTTCCAGCTGCGCAATCTGCGCTGGGACGAGGACGCCGACGCCCTGTATGTGATCGATTTCGAACGGTCGGAAGAAGGACCGGCGGTACGGGACTTCGTGCGGCTCTCCGATGCGTGGCACGGCCGTCCCGACCTCCTGGAAGCCGTGATGGACGGCTACGGCCGTCCCTTCACCCCGGCGGAAGAAGCCCACTTCAGGATCCTGTCCGTCCTGGATGCCGTCTCCGGCATCTCCTACGGCGCCGCCCACGGCGACCCCGAGCTGGTGGAGCGCGGCTGCCGCACCCTGGCCCGGCTCCGCACCGCACCACGCCCCTGATGACCACCGCACCTACGCACGAGGAGCGACACGTCGACGTACACGACCCGCGATCGGCGGGAACAGCACTACAGCGACGGCAAGGCGTTCCGGCAGGTCGGCGGGCGCACTCCGCCGCAATACCCCCTGAGCCCGGGCCCGCGCTGACGAAGGGCTCGCCCGAGTTCCCGGTCAGGCTTCCGGTCTGGCCGCTCCCGGCCGGGGACCGGCCACGTGCGCCCTCGGCTTCGCGAGCGACGGTGCGGTGATGCGGCCGGCCCGATCCCCCGGCGAGCGCGACCGGCCCGTCCTTCTGCGGGCGGACGCCTCACAGTTGAGACGCCCACCGCCGGGCCGCGCGGCCCCCGGCGCGCGGCCCGGCGGTCGGTCAGTTGGCCTCGGCCGGGACCGGGGCGGTGGAGCGGGACCGCACCACCAGCTGGGCGACGGCGGTGACGGCCATATTCAGGACGAGGGCGATGAGTCCGGTGTCGAAGGTGCCGACGTCCACGCCGCCGAAGGTGAGCCAGATCAGGACGCCGACGCCGGTCAGGATGCCGAGCAGTGCGGGCACGGCGTCCAGGCGGACCTTCTTCGCCAGACCCATGACGATCGCCGGGGCGAGCTGGGTGAGGCCTCCGTAGGTGAGCAGGAGGAGGTCGGACAGGAGTCCGGGGCGGGTGAGGCCGAGGACGAGGGCGAGCGTCGCGGCCCCGATCACGCACACGTGGTTGGTGCGCAGCTGGGCGCGTTCGTTGCCGGCGCTGAGCAGGTTGCGGGACAGCAGGCTGGAGATGCCGACGACGATGGCGGCGGACGGCACCATGGCCGCGGAGGCG
The DNA window shown above is from Streptomyces vietnamensis and carries:
- a CDS encoding methyltransferase domain-containing protein, translating into MTGFSAVGAAYAEHSDSARGRLRHDLVERRLHAELPASPVRILDVGCGTGEMTIRLAAAGHQVTGVDPDPRMLAVAAGRLAALPGLRGRVELVEAGIDGLSFGREVFDAVCCHGVLMYLDEPGEALARLTERVAPGGLLSILAKNRRAIGVREALAGDYENARRLIESEADRSPGNLGLETRGDTAETLDQLAAGHGFTPLAWQGVRIFHDHLDDTWAPGRAAYEAALELEWAASWRSPYRDLGHLVHTLARPPRPRPPRHPRRTTRMSLDLQPGATSSRRAAMVDRLTSTGTLTDPLLRDALLHVRRETLLPHAYVRVSGPGADPIDWRLLDGSHPDDREEWLDLVHGDASILLQRDGEPLDALARGPVTGGHMTSMSTFVPATVEALQALGLEPGHRYLELGPGPGTSLALAATVTGAGRATGVERDGHMAAFAQRNLDRLGVDAAVVEGDALEGHENRAPYDRIHSGIGVPCVPSAWVEQLAPGGRLLTTLATRTPSWPGQLLVTRTATGRIEAVLRGRPSGYRPMLGYRWLTALDHRARIKAYPGTARPTRLAPPPDDAYGFWVAAAYLAPGLVRDFQAETMTIVAPEDDSWAVAGPDDATVRVHGPRDVWAELEDLYVRWVRADRPETYRVDLSDGTGIQSVTSGTGPNALSWSLPADAAAPRVPLGDA
- a CDS encoding phosphotransferase; this encodes MSGGRHTVPVDVHLLAVRDGEQGPEVLLSRRAGDVYAAGLWHAPSGHVERETVVAAVVRETLEETGLVVDPADVRAAVTVHHRPPGGQERVGFFFEVRRWHGTPQVIEPDKCDAVGWFPLDGLPEPMVAYCRAGLDAYRAGAPVALHFQDPGDPIAHDPAVDRLVPVPGHGIRDAAPEEAVRAFAERAVGRIAGWTDVSWAREESRVWQARGAEGGTWYVKIHQNDRFHRREVTALRSWVPSLGAAAPRLVASDASLRAVVLTAVGGRSLHGATHPPEKQRRIFHRIGRLAAAVHRGAQPRPAGDTLPVGKLERHLDGARPHLAPGDEEFVRATAEKAADLPALDVVSTHGDFQLRNLRWDEDADALYVIDFERSEEGPAVRDFVRLSDAWHGRPDLLEAVMDGYGRPFTPAEEAHFRILSVLDAVSGISYGAAHGDPELVERGCRTLARLRTAPRP